The Acidimicrobiales bacterium genome segment TCTCCCATGCCCTCGGGCTTGGCCACGAGGGTGCCGTTGCCGCTCTGCATGAAGTAGACGCCGCCGCTGGCCCCCTCCTGGGGCCGGGTCACCTGCTGGGTCTCCCTGGTCCAGGGGATGGGCGTCTTGGACGCCAGCAAGGCGGCGGAGAACCCGCCCCCGCCGAGCACCTGGCCCACCGCCGAGTTGCCGGCGGCGCCGCCGAGACCCAGCAGGGCGGCTTCGGGCGGGCGGTTCGCCTGACCCTCGACGCCCGGGGCCTGGGAGGGCCGCCTGCGGGGGGTCCGCTTGGGGACGAACTCCTCCGGGTCCAGCATGGTCACGCCGCGCCGCCTCCTGCGTTTGGTCCGACCGGCTCGGATCCGACGTTACGCAGCGACCCCCTCGGAGCACGAGCCCTCGAGCACCGATTGCACCGTTTGCCCGCTCCTCTGCGACCCCCGGGCAGGCAGCCCTTCCCGAACGGGCACCACCCTGCGGGTGGTGAGCCTGCGATCAGCCGGCGGACCGGCGCTCGTTCAGCTCGGACGCGTTGTCGCGCATGATCCGCTGGACGGTCCCGGTGTCGAACTTGCGGAGCTCGGTGAGGTAGTCGAGCGGATCGGGGAGCGCCTCGATGTGGGGCCAGTCCGACCCGAAGATCACCCGGTCCGCACCCATGAGGTCGACGACCTCCTCGACGTCGTCCTCCCAGAACGGGTTGATCCACACGTGACGGCGGAACGTCTCCACCGGATCCTGCCGGAAGTAACCGGGCGTCTTGTCGGCCGAATGCCGCAGCTTGCGGAACAGGTAGGAGAGGAACTCGGAGCCGTTCTCGACCGACGCCACCCGAACGTTCGGGAAGCGCTCGAAGAGGCGCTCCAGGATCAGGGTGGCGAGGAAGTCGTGGGCGGCCCGCTCGATCGAGAACAGCCTGATGTTGAGCCTCATCCCCCGGGATCCGGACCCGAAGGCGGCCGAGAACCCGTCGGGCGCGTATCCGTTGGCGGACAGGCCGCTGTCGCCGGCATGGACCACGACGGTGATCCCCGCCTCGTTCACCCGGGCCCAGAACGGATCAAAGATCTCGTCGGCGGGCGAGAAGGGGCCCGTCCGGGTGAAGGCGGCGGCCGTGCGCATCACGATCGTGCGCGCCCCCCGGTCCAGTGCCCACTCCAGCTCCTGGACGGCGGCGTCGGGGTCGGCGAGGGTGATGTACGGAGCGGCGAAGATCCGCCCCTGATGGGCAAAGCCCCAGTCCTCCTCCAGCCACCGGTTGAAGGCCCGGAACATCAGCACCACGGCCTCGGGGTCGTGCTTGAGCGGCTCCTCGTAGATCATCCCGAGGGTCGGGAACAGCCAGATCCGGTCGATCCCCTGGGTGTCCATGACCTGGAGGCGCGCGTCCCGGTCGCGGTATTCGGGCCGGATGGGCTCGGGGCGACCGAGCAGGTCGGCCGGGGACCGGCCTCGGGGGTTGCCCCGGAAGTACTCGGAGAGGGCGCCGGCGGGGGAGACCGGGTCGAAGGTGGGGTTGGTGACCGCCCGGTTCACCCGTCCGCCGATCACGTGGTAGCGGCGGCCGCCGATCTCGGCCCACTGGACGACCCGCGTCCCGAGGGCGGGGTCGAGGTGCCGGGTGAAGGCGTCGAGCGCCTCGTAGTAGTGGTTGTCGGCGTCGAACACCCGGTAGCCGAGCTCCGAGGCGGGCGTGGCCATCAGTGCCTCCAGATCAGGGATTTGGCCCGATTCTATTTGTAAAGCGCCCTATGGCCCCCGCCGATCACCTCCG includes the following:
- a CDS encoding amidohydrolase family protein → MATPASELGYRVFDADNHYYEALDAFTRHLDPALGTRVVQWAEIGGRRYHVIGGRVNRAVTNPTFDPVSPAGALSEYFRGNPRGRSPADLLGRPEPIRPEYRDRDARLQVMDTQGIDRIWLFPTLGMIYEEPLKHDPEAVVLMFRAFNRWLEEDWGFAHQGRIFAAPYITLADPDAAVQELEWALDRGARTIVMRTAAAFTRTGPFSPADEIFDPFWARVNEAGITVVVHAGDSGLSANGYAPDGFSAAFGSGSRGMRLNIRLFSIERAAHDFLATLILERLFERFPNVRVASVENGSEFLSYLFRKLRHSADKTPGYFRQDPVETFRRHVWINPFWEDDVEEVVDLMGADRVIFGSDWPHIEALPDPLDYLTELRKFDTGTVQRIMRDNASELNERRSAG